The Daphnia pulex isolate KAP4 chromosome 3, ASM2113471v1 genome includes a region encoding these proteins:
- the LOC124190097 gene encoding uncharacterized protein LOC124190097 — MDHFHIFDNGNQVPPWHNDSMDVSIKGCFVGYDTVACIRRSVLSALMIVTFVMCFFKVGRFHAVHHEQVHHYVIFYMALVECIICVVNWMLSGHYPELDLGATALKVLQLVTLCHFHWIQAFRILHRETIARNVWFPLMGIFSTYVVAVAAIGILDVGPSWTECLKPYWVMLSAADFLGVQLFLIAGIYITRKINEVSTLECVKKTQKRNLWAVIFAFEVSAITGLVYDVTIKIMGDEIVGCSGIFADTQLIYSPVFFMFMIFKFCLPIWSLLAVLEPLPTGISYSEILATSHSGSLSGACGGHSVGSPYRVLRSYVFDDNAHILGLGSSPRSRSNSGSTNSDNSEFSARHLFHGRVVPTLYIPGHGHILPPAPRPAAQGWNNPRDYWRSRQRVSSSGQLSAMVRNPSLTIISEEINSLNGSPNQPQPELQRTSTPVSDGNRQNLLVDIHIAEDDNVEDVEA, encoded by the exons ATGGATCATTTCCACATCTTCGACAACGGGAACCAAGTCCCCCCTTGGCATAACGATTCAATGGATGTGTCGATTAAGGGTTGTTTTGTTGGCTACGACACAGTGGCCTGCATAAGACGAAGTGTTCTATCAGCACTTATGATAGTTACATTTGTCAtgtgttttttcaaagtaggACGTTTTCATGCTGTACACCATGAGCAAGTTCATCATTATGTCATTTTCTACATGGCTCTCGTTGAGTGCATCATTTG TGTTGTCAATTGGATGCTCAGCGGACACTACCCTGAACTGGATTTGGGTGCAACAGCCTTAAAAGTTTTGCAACTTGTTACACTGTGCCATTTTCATTGGATTCAAGCTTTTAGGATCCTTCACAGAGAAACAATTGCAAGAAATGTCTGGTTCCCTCTGATGGGTATTTTCTCAACTTATGTGGTGGCTGTTGCAGCAATCGGAATCTTAGATGTGGGACCCAGCTGGACCGAATGCCTCA AGCCATATTGGGTGATGCTCTCTGCTGCAGATTTTTTGGGTGTTCAGCTTTTTCTGATAGCTGGCATCTACATTACTCGCAAAATCAATGAGGTGTCCACCTTGGAATGTGTCAAGaaaacacagaaaagaaatctttggGCGGTCATATTTGCTTTTGAAGTTTCAGCAATCACTGGGCTTGTTTATGATGTCACAATCAAAATAA TGGGAGATGAAATAGTCGGCTGCAGTGGAATATTTGCTGATACTCAATTGATTTATTCGCCAGTCTTCTTCATGTttatgattttcaaattctgttTGCCAATATGGTCGTTGCTAGCTGTTCTCGAGCCACTTCCTACCGGAATATCCTATTCAGAAATCCTAGCAACCAGCCACAGTGGG AGTTTATCTGGTGCATGCGGTGGCCATTCTGTCGGCTCACCCTATCGAGTCCTTCGTAGTTACGTCTTTGATGACAATGCACATATTTTAGGTCTAGGCAGTTCTCCTCGCAGTCGGAGTAACAGCGGCTCTACCAACTCTGACAATTCAGAGTTCTCTGCACGCCATTTGTTTCACGGTCGTGTGGTGCCGACGCTCTACATTCCTGGGCACGGACACATTCTACCTCCAGCTCCTCGTCCGGCTGCTCAAGGATGGAACAACCCACGTGATTACTGGCGATCACGTCAACGAGTCAGTTCGTCGGGCCAGTTATCAGCCATGGTCAGAAATCCTTCATTAACCATCATTTCAGAAGAAATCAACAGCCTGAATGGATCACCTAATCAACCACAACCTGAGCTTCAACGCACTTCGACACCGGTGTCCGATGGCAACCGTCAAAATTTGCTCGTCGACATTCACATTGCTGAAGACGATAACGTCGAAGACGTCGAagcgtaa